A genome region from Tolypothrix sp. PCC 7712 includes the following:
- a CDS encoding DUF928 domain-containing protein: protein MKFISLPMKLSLVFAVSCTSILLGQTSIVAEPGNYRQLINTKSSNTTITTVNFNVPTPPPEPPPGGRVLGGAKRGTCPLFKPELTALVPFIKKADSTEDVWGLTTAARPTFWFYLPLPKNWSNRVEFTLQDDAANQIYQTAIALPNQPGVINVSLPQTVAPLELNKQYRWFLSVYCDPEKQSPPIYVEGVVQRVNLNQAIAQQIEKAKPQQQLAIYAQNGIWYETVTILAQLLQKNPNDSKLQAEWQNLITSIGLSNVATQPIVSQ, encoded by the coding sequence ATGAAATTCATTTCATTACCAATGAAATTGTCTTTAGTATTTGCTGTTAGTTGCACTAGTATACTGCTGGGACAGACATCAATCGTCGCAGAACCAGGGAACTATAGACAGCTAATCAACACAAAGTCAAGTAACACTACTATTACAACCGTTAACTTTAATGTACCCACACCACCGCCAGAGCCACCGCCAGGGGGTCGCGTTTTGGGAGGGGCCAAACGTGGTACTTGTCCACTGTTTAAACCTGAACTCACAGCTTTAGTACCCTTTATTAAAAAAGCGGACTCAACTGAGGATGTTTGGGGATTGACGACAGCAGCACGCCCAACTTTTTGGTTTTATCTACCACTACCAAAAAATTGGAGTAATCGAGTGGAGTTTACTTTGCAAGATGACGCTGCCAACCAAATTTACCAAACTGCGATCGCTCTACCCAACCAACCGGGAGTTATCAACGTTTCTTTACCGCAAACTGTAGCACCATTGGAATTGAACAAACAATATCGCTGGTTTCTCAGTGTTTATTGCGATCCAGAAAAACAATCGCCGCCCATTTATGTTGAAGGAGTAGTTCAGCGAGTGAATTTGAATCAGGCGATCGCTCAACAAATAGAAAAAGCTAAACCTCAACAGCAGCTAGCGATTTACGCCCAAAATGGCATTTGGTACGAAACAGTGACAATTTTGGCACAATTGCTTCAAAAGAACCCTAACGATAGCAAGCTGCAAGCCGAATGGCAAAATTTAATTACCAGCATTGGTTTAAGTAACGTAGCAACGCAACCGATTGTTTCACAGTAA